The Siniperca chuatsi isolate FFG_IHB_CAS linkage group LG9, ASM2008510v1, whole genome shotgun sequence genome includes a region encoding these proteins:
- the LOC122881412 gene encoding serum paraoxonase/arylesterase 2-like encodes MGKVGFIALVIAALSMLLGERIVNLRKRSLASRELVQNHLPNCVALKNLDYGSEDITILGDGLAFISTGLKYPGLPSSDVTGKIFSLNMQDPRMKPVELRMPRNFDLESFNPHGISVYTDPSDDTVYLFVVNHPEHKSQVELFKFVEDNLSLVHLKTIKHELLYSVNDIVAVGVDSFYATNDRYFTYEILKVLVEPLLAQPWTNVVYYSPGEVKIVSEGYYFANGINISPDKRHLYVVDPFDHNVHVLERKEDNALVSVKSVAVGSLCDNVEVDPETGDLWLGCHPNGWKAVMFDPKDPLGSEVIHIQNIHSDPPVVTQVYADNGHVIMGSSVAATYGGKLLIGTMFHKAICCDLK; translated from the exons ATGGGGAAGGTAGGCTTTATCGCGCTTGTAATTGCGGCTTTATCGATGCTGTTGGGAGAGAGGATTGTCAACTTAAG GAAAAGGTCCCTCGCTTCAAGGGAGCTGGTCCAGAATCACCTTCCTAACTGTGTCGCACTCAAAAATCTGG ATTACGGCTCAGAGGATATAACGATCCTTGGAGACGGACTTGCCTTTATCAGCACT GGTCTGAAGTATCCTGGACTGCCATCCTCAGACGTGACAGGAAAGATCTTCTCCCTCAATATGCAAGATCCCCGGATGAAACCAGTGGAGCTGCGCATGCCAAGAAACTTTGATCTGGAATCATTCAACCCTCATGGCATCAGTGTATACACCGACCCAAGTG ATGACACAGTATACCTGTTTGTTGTCAATCATCCTGAACACAAAAGCCAAGTAGAGCTGTTCAAATTTGTTGAGGACAACCTCTCCCTGGTGCATTTGAAAACCATCAAACACGAACTTCTTTACAG CGTAAACGATATTGTTGCAGTGGGAGTTGATAGCTTCTATGCAACCAATGATCGCTACTTTACCTATGAAATCCTTAAAGTTTTGGTGGAGCCTCTTCTGGCTCAGCCCTGGACTAATGTTGTGTACTACAGTCCTGGGGAAGTAAAAATCGTCTCTGAGGGATATTACTTTGCAAATGGCATCAATATCTCACCAGACAAAAG GCACTTATATGTGGTAGATCCATTTGACCACAATGTGCATGTGCTGGAGCGGAAAGAAGACAATGCATTAGTCTCTGTGAAG TCTGTGGCCGTGGGTTCACTCTGTGACAACGTTGAAGTTGACCCTGAAACTGGTGACCTGTGGTTAGGCTGTCACCCTAATGGATGGAAAGCTGTCATGTTTGACCCAAAGGACCCACTGGGATCGGAG GTCATCCACATCCAGAACATTCACTCTGATCCGCCAGTGGTGACTCAGGTGTACGCTGACAACGGCCATGTGATCATGGGCTCCTCTGTAGCAGCTACATATGGGGGAAAGTTGCTCATTGGCACCATGTTCCATAAAGCCATTTGCTGTGATTTGAAGTAG